The sequence below is a genomic window from bacterium.
CTTGGTCGCGAGCGCCTCGACGCTCCACGTCGGCGGCACCACGTTCGGCATGTCGATGACGGTCGTGATGCCGCCGGCCGCCGCCGCCCGCGACCCGGTCTCGAAATCCTCCTTGTATTCCAGCCCCGGGGTGCGGAAGTGCACGTGTGGATCGATGAGGCCGGGCAGCACGTGGAGCCCCCGGGCGTCGATCGTGTCGCGGGCCGCGGGGACGTCGCCGCCGGAAAGCACGTCGAGGATCCGGCCGTCCGCGATCAGCACGTGCCCAGGCCGGCTCTCCTCCGGGGTGACGATCGTGCCGTGTTGGATGACGAGGTCGACCGGCATCGGTCAGAACAGGCCGCCGTTGACGTCCAGGATCGCACCGTGGACGTGGCGGGCGCGGGGCGACGCGGCGAACGCGATAACCTCCGCGATGTCCTCCGGTAGGGCCAGGCGGCGCAGCGGGGTGCGCTCGACGATGGCCTGACGCCCGGCGGCGTCCGTAAACCGGTCGAGGAGATCCGTCTCCGTGGGCCCGGGACAGACGCAGTTGACCCGCACCCCGCGCCCGGCGAGCTCCGCAGCGAGGTGGCGGGTCAGCCCCACCAGGCCGTACTTGGAGCACGTGTACTGCGCGCCGTTGATGAGACTCGAGCGCCGTCCGGCGATGGACGACACGAAGACGAGCGCCCCCTCGCCCCGGGCCAGCATCGCCGGCAGCAGCGCCTGCGCGCAGAACAGGGCGCCCTTGAGGTTCACGTCGAGCACGCGGTCCCACCGCTCCTCGGTGATCTCGAGCACCGGATCCGGAAACCCAATCCCGGCGTTCGACACGAGCACGTCGACCGTCCCGAACTCCCGGACCGCCGCGGCCGCCATCGCGCC
It includes:
- a CDS encoding SDR family oxidoreductase; protein product: GAMAAAAVREFGTVDVLVSNAGIGFPDPVLEITEERWDRVLDVNLKGALFCAQALLPAMLARGEGALVFVSSIAGRRSSLINGAQYTCSKYGLVGLTRHLAAELAGRGVRVNCVCPGPTETDLLDRFTDAAGRQAIVERTPLRRLALPEDIAEVIAFAASPRARHVHGAILDVNGGLF